The nucleotide window tttcatatttcaagacaagttaatagtattaattataggtatgttttgaaaaaatataataaatgcatctagtaatttgaaaacgggtttacatttagggacaaaaataaagttaaatagGTGCTTAGATATATGGACGGAGGGCGTAGTTTATAGTATTTACACCTTCAAATTCAATCGTGATAATTACTCTCGTCTAATTGAATAATCTTGAGAGATTTAAATcggcaacaacaaaaaaaataggatTTTAAAAAGGTAGAGGGTGGGAAGAGAAATTTCTgacttatttaaataatatttttgataatattttaaaaaccggaaataaaatgtattatatGAGGTAAAACACTGTTAACCCATTATTGAAATTGAGATACGATTACAAAGAGTACTTAAACTCATTACATGGATGAAGAGAACaagaaacaacaaagaaaaatacaGAACATTTCAAGCAAGAACAGAAGAAAAGACATAGAAGCGGGCAAAAGAAAACACACATTCACGCATTCAGATCATAGGTAGCGTGAATGCGCGGTCCTTCTTAACTATTGATGATCCTCGAGCTCTAACAATATCATCAACGTTAACGAATACCGCTGCTAAGTAATCACCATCATCAAAGACCAAACGCATTCCATTTTTGTCATTCTTCCTACTAATATAACGACATTCACCTCGTGTAGAAGATAACTTGTGACAGAAATAGATAAGATATCCGGTTCTCTCGTATGCAATAAGTTCAAACCAACCATCATCATAAACATTCTTTCCAGTACCATCAATAGCCAGCCATGGTGTAGGGTACTCATTTTCTGCTTCAACCACCAACCACTTGGTGGATTCTGCACAAACTGGCTTGTAATCGAATGCAATGTCCAAATGCAAGCCTAAAGTGATAGGATCGTCACTACTTGTTTGATTTTGTGGGGTAAATTTCACTGGAAAGCCATGACCATAGTTAGAATAATCTTGAAGTACAGTAAATGGACATGTTGAATTTTCTGTTACACCAAGCCTCAATTCACCACCACTTACTAAGTAATCAGGCCAAATAAAGTAGCTTCCACTAGGAACAACAGGTTTCCCATATATATCTTTGACGATAATACCAGCATGTGTAAAGGGTAATGGAAAGTAGGTGGTGAAGGAAAAGA belongs to Medicago truncatula cultivar Jemalong A17 chromosome 6, MtrunA17r5.0-ANR, whole genome shotgun sequence and includes:
- the LOC25496359 gene encoding kunitz-type trypsin inhibitor-like 2 protein; translation: MKPTLVTTLCFLLFSFTTYFPLPFTHAGIIVKDIYGKPVVPSGSYFIWPDYLVSGGELRLGVTENSTCPFTVLQDYSNYGHGFPVKFTPQNQTSSDDPITLGLHLDIAFDYKPVCAESTKWLVVEAENEYPTPWLAIDGTGKNVYDDGWFELIAYERTGYLIYFCHKLSSTRGECRYISRKNDKNGMRLVFDDGDYLAAVFVNVDDIVRARGSSIVKKDRAFTLPMI